The proteins below come from a single Serpentinimonas raichei genomic window:
- a CDS encoding CDP-6-deoxy-delta-3,4-glucoseen reductase, translating into MTYTITIEPSGRQFSAQPDETLLAAAIRQGVPLPYGCQDGACGSCKCKKLQGEVLHDPYQAKALSEQEASAGLILACRAHAQSDLRLESRQIGAADALPVKRLPVRVSRLQRATPDVMILHLQLPASDAFGYHAGQYVDVLLRDGSRRSYSMANAPHFQALAPGLELHIRHLPGGLFTDHVFGAMKEKEILRIEGPHGGFYLRQGGNNQPMILLASGTGMAPIKALIEHLRYQNIERPTTLYWGVRRPSDLYLNDWIAAQCADMPNLRYVPVLSDALPEDGWSGRCGFVHLAVLQDFPDLSGHQVYACGAPVMVEAARRDFAAAGLPADEFYADAFTSALDKLGA; encoded by the coding sequence ATGACATACACCATCACCATCGAGCCCAGCGGCCGCCAGTTTAGCGCCCAGCCCGACGAAACCCTGCTCGCTGCCGCCATCCGCCAAGGCGTGCCCCTGCCCTACGGCTGCCAAGACGGCGCTTGCGGCAGCTGCAAATGCAAAAAACTGCAAGGCGAGGTGCTGCACGATCCCTATCAGGCCAAGGCCTTGTCGGAGCAGGAAGCCAGCGCCGGGCTGATCTTGGCCTGCCGCGCCCATGCGCAGAGCGACCTGCGGCTGGAGTCGCGCCAAATCGGGGCCGCCGACGCCTTGCCCGTCAAGCGCCTGCCGGTGCGCGTCAGCCGCTTGCAGCGCGCCACGCCCGACGTGATGATCCTGCACCTGCAACTGCCCGCCAGCGACGCCTTCGGCTACCACGCCGGCCAGTACGTCGATGTGCTGCTGCGCGACGGCAGCCGGCGCAGCTACTCGATGGCCAACGCGCCCCACTTCCAGGCCTTGGCGCCGGGGCTGGAACTGCACATCCGGCACCTGCCCGGCGGCCTGTTCACCGACCACGTGTTCGGGGCCATGAAAGAGAAGGAAATTTTGCGCATCGAAGGCCCGCACGGGGGGTTTTACCTGCGCCAAGGCGGCAACAACCAGCCCATGATTTTGCTGGCTTCCGGCACCGGCATGGCCCCCATCAAGGCACTGATCGAGCACCTGCGCTACCAAAACATCGAGCGCCCCACCACCCTGTACTGGGGCGTGCGCCGCCCGAGCGATCTGTACCTGAACGACTGGATCGCCGCCCAGTGCGCCGATATGCCCAATCTGCGCTACGTGCCGGTGCTGTCGGACGCGCTGCCCGAAGACGGCTGGAGCGGGCGCTGCGGCTTCGTGCACTTGGCGGTGCTGCAAGACTTCCCGGACTTGAGCGGGCACCAAGTCTATGCCTGCGGCGCCCCGGTGATGGTGGAGGCGGCTCGGCGCGACTTTGCGGCCGCCGGTTTGCCTGCCGACGAGTTCTACGCCGACGCCTTCACCTCGGCGCTGGACAAACTGGGGGCTTGA
- a CDS encoding SCO family protein, producing the protein MPDQPSPLACRRRLLQGAAALGALGLLGSLAACSPRSPFAGIDITGANYATGFDLTDHNGQRRTLADFRGQVVAVFFGFVHCPDVCPTSMGTLAQARRLLGEQAGRMQVLFVSLDPARDTPEVMRAYMAAFDPTFLALYTAEANLPALARSFRVYFKRVEGRTPGSYTIDHSAGKFFFDPQGRVRLHHAFGSPAEAIAADVRLLLAEAPPR; encoded by the coding sequence ATGCCCGATCAGCCTTCCCCTTTGGCCTGCCGCCGCCGCCTGCTGCAAGGCGCTGCGGCGCTGGGCGCGCTGGGTTTATTGGGCAGCTTGGCCGCCTGCAGCCCGCGCTCGCCCTTTGCCGGCATCGACATCACCGGGGCCAACTACGCCACCGGCTTCGACCTCACCGACCACAACGGGCAGCGGCGCACGCTGGCCGATTTTCGAGGCCAGGTGGTGGCGGTGTTTTTTGGCTTCGTGCACTGCCCCGATGTGTGCCCGACCAGCATGGGCACCTTGGCGCAGGCGCGGCGCTTGTTGGGCGAGCAGGCCGGGCGCATGCAGGTGCTGTTTGTGAGCCTGGACCCGGCGCGCGACACGCCCGAGGTCATGCGCGCCTACATGGCGGCTTTCGATCCCACTTTTTTGGCGCTCTACACCGCAGAAGCCAATCTGCCCGCGCTGGCGCGCTCGTTTCGGGTCTATTTCAAACGGGTCGAGGGTCGCACCCCCGGCAGCTACACCATCGACCACTCGGCTGGCAAATTTTTCTTTGACCCACAAGGCCGGGTGCGCCTGCACCACGCTTTCGGCAGCCCGGCCGAGGCCATCGCCGCCGACGTGCGGCTGCTGCTGGCCGAAGCGCCGCCGCGCTGA
- a CDS encoding HEPN domain-containing protein: MSKSPLSAEVFMGKAATACASAWVLLEHGDTDGAVNRAYYAMFDAARAALLATGAPVEPDIARTHSGLIAAFGQHLVKNGPLARELGRLLNRAHEIRLLADYAGSSVEADDARQMVEQAEHFIAAIGPVILSND; this comes from the coding sequence GTGAGCAAGTCCCCCTTGTCAGCCGAGGTTTTTATGGGCAAGGCGGCCACAGCTTGCGCCTCTGCGTGGGTGCTGCTTGAGCATGGCGACACCGATGGCGCGGTCAATCGAGCTTACTACGCGATGTTTGACGCGGCCCGAGCCGCTTTGCTGGCAACAGGAGCCCCGGTTGAGCCGGATATTGCGCGCACCCACAGTGGCTTGATCGCGGCTTTTGGGCAGCATTTGGTCAAGAACGGCCCGCTGGCCAGAGAGCTTGGGCGGCTATTGAACCGTGCACACGAAATCCGCTTGCTGGCCGACTATGCTGGCAGCAGCGTTGAAGCGGACGATGCAAGGCAGATGGTGGAGCAGGCAGAGCACTTTATAGCAGCAATCGGGCCGGTTATTTTGAGTAACGACTGA
- a CDS encoding nucleotidyltransferase domain-containing protein, whose translation MSRLDPNTEAAVRRFLALIASRYDMAGAIVYGSRARGTHRPDSDADVAVLLRGPHQRLLSTKLDMADAAFDAMLDSGILVSPLPVWLDEWENPGLHSNPSLLQRIDNEGVRL comes from the coding sequence ATGAGCCGACTTGACCCCAACACCGAGGCTGCCGTGCGTCGCTTTTTGGCGTTGATCGCCAGCCGCTACGACATGGCTGGGGCCATTGTTTATGGCAGCCGTGCGCGCGGAACACATCGCCCCGACAGCGATGCCGACGTGGCCGTGCTGTTGCGAGGCCCGCACCAGCGTCTGCTAAGCACCAAGCTCGACATGGCCGATGCCGCTTTCGACGCCATGCTCGATAGCGGCATTCTTGTCTCCCCGCTTCCGGTCTGGCTTGACGAATGGGAAAACCCGGGCCTGCACTCCAATCCCTCCCTGCTCCAGCGCATCGATAACGAGGGCGTGCGCCTGTGA
- a CDS encoding biotin synthase, with protein sequence MRPPIDPIDQAAVHAPDAARGESQSVAAGVPDLDPVAAQRWRTLARPASPWLHEEIGQRMAQRLDWLTQRPSAWLSWNPALGGLLAQQAVQARYPEARWQALDEQGRPQRQASGAALQPGQADMLWANMALHLYAQPQALLAHWRDWLRPEGLLFFSGLGPDTLLELRRVYQALGWPPPHQPYTDMHDWGDMLVQAGFNAPVLDMERLTLSYPSAERLLQDLREGGRNLHLQRPEGLRGRAHRQRLLQALEQQLPRNAGGHLCLTVEVVYGHALKAAPRVPVAASSTVALDDMRTLLRRPRSA encoded by the coding sequence ATGCGCCCACCCATTGATCCCATAGACCAAGCTGCCGTCCATGCGCCGGATGCGGCCCGTGGCGAGTCCCAATCGGTGGCCGCTGGCGTGCCCGACCTCGACCCGGTGGCGGCGCAGCGTTGGCGCACCTTGGCCCGCCCCGCAAGCCCGTGGCTGCATGAGGAAATCGGCCAGCGCATGGCGCAGCGGCTGGACTGGCTGACGCAGCGGCCCAGCGCATGGCTGAGCTGGAATCCGGCACTGGGCGGCTTGCTGGCGCAGCAGGCGGTGCAGGCGCGCTACCCCGAGGCGCGTTGGCAGGCGCTCGACGAGCAAGGGCGGCCACAGCGGCAAGCCAGCGGCGCCGCCCTGCAACCCGGCCAGGCCGACATGCTCTGGGCCAATATGGCGCTGCACCTGTATGCGCAGCCGCAGGCGCTGCTGGCGCACTGGCGCGATTGGCTGCGCCCCGAGGGCTTGTTGTTTTTCTCGGGCCTAGGGCCCGACACCTTGCTGGAGCTGCGCCGCGTCTATCAGGCGCTGGGCTGGCCGCCGCCGCATCAGCCCTACACCGACATGCACGACTGGGGCGACATGCTGGTGCAGGCCGGGTTTAACGCCCCGGTGCTCGACATGGAGCGCCTGACCCTGAGCTACCCCAGCGCCGAGCGCCTGTTGCAGGACTTGCGCGAGGGCGGGCGTAACCTGCACCTGCAGCGCCCCGAAGGCCTGCGTGGCCGCGCGCACCGCCAGCGCCTGCTGCAAGCGCTGGAGCAGCAACTGCCGCGCAACGCCGGCGGCCACTTGTGCCTGACGGTGGAAGTGGTCTATGGCCACGCCCTCAAGGCAGCACCCCGGGTGCCCGTGGCCGCATCCAGCACCGTGGCGCTCGACGACATGCGCACCCTGTTGCGCCGGCCGCGCTCGGCTTGA
- a CDS encoding GspH/FimT family protein, with the protein MKAVRRHAGGVTLIEALLVLALLAILAALAAPAMGQMVAQQRLNATAAEKFGALALARSEAIKQGRRVVLCRAGPEPAPNQRCATNSNAINAPAHQWTAGWLLFADLNGNAQREDGETLLRVGSAAPPGVVVVGNMHVARYVSYMPQGHTLLVTGAFQAGTLTLCRAGLSPSPAVQIVISRNGRPRQQHTTVPNCV; encoded by the coding sequence ATGAAGGCTGTACGGCGGCACGCGGGTGGGGTGACTTTGATCGAGGCGCTGCTGGTGCTGGCGCTGCTGGCCATTCTGGCGGCGCTTGCGGCCCCGGCCATGGGGCAGATGGTGGCGCAGCAGCGCCTCAACGCCACGGCGGCCGAGAAGTTCGGCGCGCTGGCCTTGGCACGCAGCGAGGCCATCAAGCAGGGGCGGCGCGTGGTGCTGTGCCGCGCCGGGCCGGAGCCCGCACCCAACCAGCGCTGCGCCACCAATTCCAACGCCATCAACGCCCCCGCGCACCAGTGGACGGCGGGCTGGCTGCTGTTTGCCGATCTCAATGGCAACGCCCAGCGCGAAGATGGCGAAACGCTGCTGCGCGTGGGCTCGGCCGCGCCGCCGGGGGTGGTGGTGGTGGGCAATATGCACGTGGCGCGCTATGTGTCGTACATGCCGCAGGGGCACACGTTGCTGGTGACCGGGGCCTTTCAGGCCGGCACCCTCACGCTCTGCCGGGCTGGCCTGAGCCCGAGCCCGGCGGTGCAGATCGTGATCAGCCGCAATGGCCGGCCACGCCAGCAGCACACGACGGTGCCTAACTGCGTCTAG
- a CDS encoding IS481 family transposase, with translation MMIALHKNARTTPAIRAEIAASSASAASLAQRFGITLATVYKWKNRSSVQDGSHTAHRLQTTLTPAQEHVVVQLRRTLLLPLDDLLAVTREFLCPKASRSGIDRCLRRHGVGNLNALKPATPREPHKRFKSYEPGYLHVDVKYLPQMADETQRRYLFVAIDRATRWVYVAIKSNKTAASAKAFLGALHKACPLKIHKLLTDNGKEFTDRLFASRARQPTGQHEFDQLCQALGIEHRLTKPRTPRTNGMVERFNGRIADVLKTHHFHSGQDLEQTLMRYVTLYNHQLPQSALKSKTPMQAMKEWYASRPDLFHKRPYDRPGCDRTLHPKVCT, from the coding sequence ATGATGATAGCCCTGCACAAGAACGCGCGCACCACGCCCGCCATCCGCGCAGAAATCGCTGCCAGCAGCGCCAGTGCCGCCAGCCTAGCCCAGCGCTTTGGCATCACCCTAGCCACGGTCTACAAGTGGAAAAATCGCAGCAGCGTGCAGGACGGTTCGCACACCGCACACCGTCTTCAGACCACCCTCACGCCTGCCCAAGAGCATGTGGTCGTGCAACTGCGGCGCACCCTGCTGTTGCCTCTGGACGACCTGCTTGCCGTCACGCGCGAATTTCTCTGCCCCAAAGCCAGCCGCTCTGGTATTGACCGCTGCCTGCGCCGCCATGGCGTGGGCAACCTCAATGCCCTCAAGCCCGCCACGCCCCGTGAGCCCCACAAGCGCTTCAAGAGCTACGAGCCGGGCTACCTGCACGTCGACGTGAAGTACCTGCCGCAAATGGCCGATGAGACGCAGCGGCGCTACCTGTTCGTGGCCATCGACCGCGCCACGCGCTGGGTGTACGTGGCGATCAAGAGCAACAAGACCGCAGCCAGTGCCAAGGCTTTCCTTGGCGCCTTGCACAAAGCCTGTCCGCTCAAGATTCATAAGTTGTTGACTGACAACGGCAAAGAGTTCACGGACAGGCTCTTTGCCTCGCGTGCCAGGCAGCCCACGGGTCAACATGAGTTTGATCAGTTGTGCCAAGCCTTGGGCATTGAACACCGCTTGACCAAACCCAGAACGCCCAGAACCAATGGCATGGTCGAGCGCTTCAACGGCCGCATTGCCGATGTGCTCAAGACGCATCACTTCCACAGTGGGCAGGATCTGGAGCAGACCTTGATGCGCTACGTGACTTTGTACAACCACCAACTGCCACAGTCAGCGTTGAAGAGCAAAACGCCGATGCAAGCCATGAAAGAATGGTACGCTTCTCGCCCTGATCTGTTCCATAAACGCCCGTATGATCGTCCGGGATGTGACAGGACATTGCACCCGAAAGTTTGTACCTAG
- a CDS encoding GspH/FimT family pseudopilin produces the protein MSTLARLRRRVRGVTLIEVMVVVGIVAILAMMAAPNFRAMIERNQINSATNELMMGLQLARSEAIRLNSTVTLCRRAVPINPNDAPSCANPLDNPQGWQNGWIVFHDRDGDGSVTPAQAGPPAVAADAVLRSWGALGPRLTLRGSADVAQRVSINARGQARDTGHLIVCNNNRLEQARAIIVTLSRPRLATDSHADRIPDDDNRDNLLTCTP, from the coding sequence ATGAGTACTTTGGCCCGCCTTCGTCGCCGCGTACGTGGCGTAACCCTGATCGAGGTCATGGTGGTGGTGGGCATTGTGGCCATTTTGGCCATGATGGCGGCGCCCAACTTTCGCGCCATGATCGAGCGCAACCAGATCAACAGCGCCACCAACGAGCTGATGATGGGGCTGCAACTGGCGCGCTCCGAAGCCATCCGGCTCAACAGCACGGTCACGCTGTGCCGCAGAGCTGTCCCCATCAACCCCAACGACGCCCCCTCCTGCGCCAACCCCCTAGACAACCCCCAAGGCTGGCAAAACGGCTGGATCGTGTTCCACGACCGCGACGGCGACGGATCGGTCACGCCCGCACAGGCTGGCCCGCCCGCCGTGGCAGCCGATGCGGTGCTGCGCAGCTGGGGCGCACTTGGGCCAAGGCTCACGCTGCGCGGCAGCGCCGATGTGGCGCAGCGGGTGAGCATCAACGCACGCGGCCAGGCGCGCGACACTGGCCACCTGATCGTCTGCAACAACAACCGACTGGAGCAGGCGCGCGCCATCATCGTCACGCTCAGCCGCCCGCGCTTGGCCACCGACAGCCACGCAGATCGCATCCCCGATGACGACAACCGCGACAATTTGCTCACCTGCACGCCATGA
- the pilV gene encoding type IV pilus modification protein PilV, with protein sequence MNPARTPSSPLGAARRLGGPPLGARLRGAAPAKRQRGASLIEVLVAFLLLTFGLLGMSAMQINALQNNHSALQRSQASMLAHFKMDAMRANRVDAITGLYNMGALPNSRICGPAVAGTDLATRDREVWINALRDTLGEADTCALVVCLPGGGSAICTVQVQWDDTRGTGGAAMQVVEIVSQI encoded by the coding sequence ATGAACCCCGCCCGCACCCCCTCATCCCCCTTGGGCGCAGCGCGCCGGCTGGGCGGCCCGCCGCTTGGGGCGCGGCTGCGCGGTGCGGCACCGGCCAAGCGCCAGCGCGGGGCCTCGCTGATCGAGGTGTTGGTGGCGTTTTTGCTGCTCACCTTTGGCTTGCTGGGCATGTCGGCGATGCAGATCAACGCGCTGCAAAACAACCACAGCGCGCTGCAGCGCAGCCAGGCCTCGATGTTGGCGCACTTCAAGATGGATGCGATGCGCGCCAACCGCGTGGACGCCATTACGGGCCTATACAACATGGGGGCATTGCCCAACAGCCGGATATGCGGCCCTGCGGTTGCTGGCACCGATTTGGCGACTCGCGACCGCGAGGTCTGGATCAATGCCCTGCGCGACACGCTGGGTGAGGCTGACACCTGCGCCTTGGTGGTCTGCTTGCCGGGTGGTGGATCAGCCATTTGCACCGTGCAAGTGCAATGGGACGACACCCGCGGCACCGGGGGCGCGGCGATGCAGGTGGTTGAAATCGTCAGCCAGATTTAG
- a CDS encoding PilW family protein, giving the protein MHTPTTRPPHNRRTSQAPVAAHGAPGRPAQRPRHGATSVLRQRGLTLIEVLVALLLGLLLIGAVGGLYLANHQTFRQVENMARINENARLAFELLGRDLREAGGMVCGGNLPTAWGIDWGQGLQGFNENQALPARDFGNATGDRRDGTDAVVVWSGTLNPALDCPATGGSWSELHVSAWYIGFNSRGGFSLYRIRLDYSVADPLNPRASSGPEEMIENVRNLQLVYLESDGGALGASYVDANRVNDWRRVQAVRLALTYQSAEAVGTNAQPITRPLPFVVGLRNRLP; this is encoded by the coding sequence ATGCACACCCCCACCACACGCCCCCCGCACAATCGGCGCACCTCGCAGGCCCCGGTGGCAGCGCACGGCGCACCGGGCCGCCCAGCCCAGCGCCCGCGCCACGGCGCCACCAGCGTACTGCGCCAGCGCGGCCTGACGCTGATCGAGGTCCTGGTGGCGCTGCTGCTGGGCCTGCTGCTGATCGGGGCCGTGGGCGGGCTGTATCTGGCCAACCACCAAACCTTCCGCCAAGTGGAAAACATGGCGCGCATCAACGAGAACGCGCGCTTGGCCTTCGAACTGCTCGGACGCGATCTGCGCGAGGCCGGTGGTATGGTCTGTGGCGGCAACCTGCCGACTGCATGGGGAATCGACTGGGGCCAGGGTTTGCAGGGATTTAATGAAAATCAGGCCTTGCCCGCCCGCGACTTTGGCAACGCAACGGGCGACCGGCGCGACGGTACCGACGCCGTGGTGGTGTGGTCGGGCACGCTCAATCCAGCGTTAGACTGCCCGGCGACCGGCGGTTCCTGGAGCGAGCTGCATGTCAGCGCCTGGTACATCGGCTTCAATAGCCGCGGTGGCTTCTCGCTTTACCGCATACGGCTGGACTACAGCGTTGCCGACCCGTTGAATCCCAGGGCTAGCAGCGGCCCCGAAGAAATGATAGAAAACGTGAGAAACCTGCAATTGGTCTACCTTGAGAGCGACGGCGGCGCGCTCGGGGCCAGTTACGTGGACGCCAACAGGGTCAATGACTGGAGACGGGTGCAAGCAGTACGCCTCGCGCTCACCTACCAAAGCGCCGAAGCGGTCGGCACCAACGCCCAACCCATCACCCGCCCCCTGCCCTTTGTCGTCGGTCTGCGCAACCGCTTGCCATGA
- a CDS encoding pilus assembly PilX family protein → MNTLRHRPHTQSGMVLLMALVMLLLVTLLGVTSVRMLTVEERMAANSFDRNLAFQAAETALREGEALAASNTAPPPTAMDCGQLNNGACVNGLCSPPVPACNSARWDDASFNGWRNATTLVSPLAAGAPQFFVEHLGPGFVCDPQEQPPNTVCNGYRITARSQPADGRAVVILQSIYIAE, encoded by the coding sequence ATGAACACCCTGCGCCACCGCCCCCACACCCAAAGCGGCATGGTGCTGCTGATGGCGCTGGTCATGCTGCTGCTGGTCACGCTGCTGGGCGTGACCTCGGTGCGCATGCTTACGGTCGAAGAACGCATGGCGGCCAACAGCTTTGACCGCAACCTCGCCTTTCAGGCAGCCGAAACCGCGCTGCGCGAAGGCGAAGCGCTTGCTGCGTCGAACACCGCTCCCCCACCCACTGCCATGGACTGCGGCCAGCTCAACAACGGCGCCTGTGTTAACGGCTTGTGCTCACCCCCGGTCCCAGCCTGCAACAGTGCGCGCTGGGACGACGCCAGCTTCAACGGCTGGCGCAACGCCACCACCTTGGTTTCGCCGCTGGCGGCGGGCGCACCGCAGTTTTTTGTCGAGCACCTAGGCCCGGGCTTCGTTTGCGACCCACAAGAGCAGCCGCCCAACACAGTCTGCAACGGCTACCGCATCACCGCGCGCAGCCAGCCGGCCGATGGCCGCGCCGTGGTGATCTTGCAGTCGATTTACATCGCCGAATGA